A region from the Linepithema humile isolate Giens D197 chromosome 1, Lhum_UNIL_v1.0, whole genome shotgun sequence genome encodes:
- the LOC136997102 gene encoding uncharacterized protein translates to MLKSGTICPLKEGFCIDSEDGYTYWKPVPTTSCDFHQYDVLYEGPATKIQDNINATSSVVYTLTTQDITFALTKTKEQPLCGYTLYRTEHPKLFILETKKGDTLPNRGQIPMDNLDIFAYMNSKFVYVEKHIRHQMTSLYHNVMQQKCELERQVITNTLSFATLQPDEFAYRLMKGPGYMAVTAGEAIFVIKCIPVDVTVRKTEECYVELLIMVHNQSFFLTPKSHVLTKYGNQRDCSYELPTLYRIEDTWVQFTPEPQIRQLPPQQLQPMTTLSWKYLTPGPLAVSGIYSEKDIERLREHIMFPAERPALLNSVARGLTGHSFNSEAVSMYNLLDEASLNKIVDTTASRIWNGFLTFGSATAGIFGIFLIARIVKLVIDTAIHRYAFHTVYGCSMHLLGALWSSLTHLLLHLARGPVETKKKSNKATETSPERIANAPPLPEQPTVIQITPTTFRTHSRDIESAIIKNSATYSYKDLCDRLDNMEQIPPIASEFVLK, encoded by the coding sequence ATGTTGAAATCTGGTACGATCTGTCCGTTGAAAGAAGGATTCTGCATCGACTCCGAAGACGGATACACTTATTGGAAACCCGTACCAACTACATCCTGCGATTTTCATCAATATGATGTCCTCTACGAAGGACCAGCTAcaaaaattcaagataatattaatgctaCATCATCAGTTGTTTACACCTTAACTACTCAAGATATTACCTTTGCTCTCACTAAAACAAAGGAGCAACCTCTGTGCGGATATACCTTATATCGCACCGAAcatccaaaattatttatactggAAACTAAAAAGGGAGACACACTTCCAAATCGAGGCCAGATTCCAATGGACAACTTAGACATCTTTGCATACAtgaattctaaatttgtatatgttgAAAAACATATACGCCATCAGATGACATCGCTATATCACAACGTTATGCAACAAAAATGCGAATTAGAGAGACAAGTAATCACAAATACTTTATCTTTTGCTACCTTACAACCTGACGAATTCGCGTACCGTCTCATGAAAGGACCAGGCTACATGGCTGTTACAGCTGGAGAAGCTATCTTTGTTATCAAATGCATACCAGTGGACGTCACTGTAAGAAAAACAGAAGAATGTTACGTCGAATTACTTATAATGGTGCATAATCAATCATTCTTTCTAACGCCTAAATCGCATGTACTTACCAAATATGGAAATCAACGCGATTGCAGCTACGAACTTCCTACGTTATATCGTATCGAAGACACTTGGGTACAGTTCACACCAGAACCACAAATAAGGCAACTTCCGCCTCAACAATTGCAACCTATGACCACATTATCCTGGAAATATTTGACACCTGGACCATTAGCCGTCAGTGGAATCTACTCTGAAAAGGATATTGAACGACTGCGTGAACATATCATGTTCCCTGCTGAAAGGCCAGCTTTACTTAATTCCGTCGCCAGGGGACTCACGGGTCATTCGTTCAATTCCGAAGCCGTCTCCATGTACAATCTACTGGACGAAgcatctttaaataaaattgttgacaCTACTGCTTCCAGAATATGGAACGGATTCCTGACCTTTGGCTCCGCAACAGCCGGAATCTTTGGTATCTTCCTGATAGCCCGAATCGTGAAGCTTGTAATCGACACCGCCATTCACAGATACGCCTTCCACACGGTCTATGGATGCAGCATGCATTTGTTGGGAGCATTATGGAGCTCACTCACTCATCTTCTACTTCATCTCGCCAGAGGACCTGTAGAGACGAAAAAAAAGTCAAACAAAGCCACAGAAACATCACCCGAGAGAATCGCAAACGCACCGCCCTTGCCAGAACAACCAACGGTAATTCAAATTACTCCTACTACTTTTCGAACTCATTCACGTGACATCGAGtcagcaataattaaaaacagcgCTACTTACTCTTATAAAGACTTATGCGACCGTCTTGATAATATGGAACAAATTCCTCCGATCGCATCGGAATTCGTTCTAAAATAG